One Formosa agariphila KMM 3901 genomic window, CGTTTTATTAAAATTACGCGTTTTAAAACAATATTAGCGCTTGCTTTGGTAAGTCACAGAATATCTAAATTTAATAAATGTGTTATACATGTACTGTTGTGTGAGTCATATTTATTGATAAATAAAAAAAATCCTTACCGCTGGTGTCGGTAAGGATTTTAATAGTTTGTTTATTTTTTTGTAAAGTTTATGTATGTATGCTTTAAGATTTATAAGTAAATAACTTGTAAATGACACCCTTAAAACGTTGTATAGCCTTTACTATTTAGTTTTAATTTTAGAAACTAATTACAGCTTCAAACATTACACCATCAAATTGTGCATCTTCGTAAAGTCCTGTAAAGTCATCGTAAGATTGCGTTACATATTCTAGTTTAGCTAAGATGTTTTTAGTCATAAACCAACCTGCACTAGCTTGAAATCTTGAGATAGAAGTATCATCTGTTCCGTCGTATTCAGCGTTAACTACGTTATAGCGTCCACCTACATAGAAGTTTTCATTCTGACCAAATCTGTAGATCAATTCTCCTGCATATTGTTGTGTTTTACCATCTAAAGCCACACTAGTTTCTGTAGAATTTGTAGAACCTGAATTGAATTCTAATGTTCCAAAGAATTCTAAGCCTCTATATTTTACAAAAGGATTAAACATAAATGCAGTTATACTGTTTTTAAAACTTGGAGCAAAACGTCCAGATCTAAAGTTGTCTGATGTTGCAGATTCAGCTTCTAAAACATTGTAGTAACGAGATCCTGCTCGATCTGCATTATATAAGTATAAATTTGGTACAAAACCTGTATTGTATAAAGATCCTGTTAAACGTACTCTAAGGTCGTCGTTAAGTTGTTTGTCGTATCCTAATTTAGCTAAAAAAGATGCACCACCAGATTTTCCATTATCGTTTTCTACTACAGACTGGTTTAATTTTCCGTTAGTGAATCCTACCATTGCAATAAACCCTGAACGTTGGTAGTATACTTCCGCTCCAATTTCTGTTGTGAATGAATCCATGATTAAGTTTCCTACAAATGGGTTGTAAATAGCTTGTGCGTTATCTGTTCTTCTAAAGTGAGCGTCACCATAGTTATTTTCCATTTGTCCAATTCTAATAGTCGTGTATTTCATTACATCGTCTAAAAACCCTTCTTTAATAAAGTCTAAACCATCAACTTGAAAGAAACCTCCTTTTACATAAGGTTCGTGGTGGTGACGAGAAGATAAATAGGTTCTTAAGTGCATTCTTACCCCAGGAGCTAATGCAACATCTAAATCTAAGTTTGCAGTAGGTAAATTAAAGTTTGGTGTAATTCCAGCTAAAGGGACAACACCTGAGTTGCTATGATCTAAACCTTGAAATTGTAATGCGAATGCACCTCCAATTTTTACACGAAGATTTTCAAATGAAGAAATGGTATCCTTAGGATCTTCGAATACATTAATTCCGCGTTGATCTGGTTGTCTATAATTGTCAATTTGCCTGTTGTTTTGCGCGTAAATACTTGTACTTGCAGTGAATACTATAAGGGCAACTACTAAAATGTGTATATATTTTTTCATAATTCTTCTTTTTATGTATTTAGAAACTATTGTAATACTGTATTGAATTCAATTTTTAATTCGTCACCAGTTGTTATGGTACCAAACATAGCCGTTGGAGGATCAATTTTAAATTGTGTCATTTTAAAAGTGTAAGACCCTGTTAATTTTGCTGAATTATCGGTAAGTGTTAATGTGAAGTCTAATTGTATTGGGTTTGTGGTTCCCGCAATGCTTAAGTCTCCCGTCGATTTTACCTTGTAAACACCACTACCATTTGGAGTAATAGAATTTACTTTAGTTAATTTAAAATCGATGCTATTAAACTTTTTAGTATTTAAAGCTTTATAGGTGTTTTTGTCCATTCCAGACTTTCCACTTTTTAAGCTTTCTGCAATAACTTTAATGTCTAATGCACTTATAGAAAGAGTTTCGTTTGCGTTCTCTAAGACTATAGAGCCACTTTGTTGTTCTGCTGTAACTTCCCAATCATGGATGCTTGATGTTCCAAGTACACTTAATTTAGAGCTATCGTTATTTAGCGAATACGTTTGTGCAAACGCTGTTAACGAACCTAAAAATGTGACTAGAATAATTAATGATTGAGAAATTTTTAAGGGATGATTTTCAGTTTTCATAATTTAAAAATTTGATTATTAATTAAGTCGATATGTAGATATTTTTTTATGTTTTCATATAGAAATTCGTTTTGTTTTTATAAATTAATTTTAACATTTCTAAGGATATTTTGTTTTAAAATTTTAACATAAAAAGATGTTAATTCTTGATTAATTAAAACCTGTAAAACTTCAATATCCAATTACTCATAAATTACTTAGGAGTAATTATTTTAATTATACTGCGAATTTCGGATTAAAGGATTGAATAAAACATGATATAAATCATGTTTGCCGTTAAAACTGAAAATCTTTTAAAACAAATAGTTTTTTTAACATTTATGAGTGTTTAAACTTTTTAAATGTTAAAATTTTGAAACAGCACAGCGATGCATGAATAGCTATAATTAGAAAGTGAAAAGTAGAGGTGTAATAAATCATAATGTAAGTGGCAAATGGTATTATGCTTTATAAATTACTTAGTTTTAAAAAGTTTTTAAATTTAATATCTTGATAATGTCCGTTAGATATTTAATAGGTATCTTCAATGTTATTAATCAAATAAAAAAGACCAATGAGTAAATTAGATCAGTATACTGACGAAGAATGGAATAAAATATCAGCATTACCACAATTAGTAGGTGGAATAATTGCTGGTGCAGATAGTAGCGGATTAGTAGGGTCGACTAAAGAAATGTTCGAAACTGCTAAAAGCTATATTGGCGGTCGTGAGCAATTTCCTAACAATACATTAATTCAAGCTATTGTACCTAATACGACAGATCCTAAAGCTGCTATAGACGATGTTAAAGGACAACGTAAGCGTATTTTAGATCATATTAAAGGGTATGGTGTAAAATCTAAAGAAGAGTTGGCTGTTAAAGTCTTAGCAGATTGTAGTGCTACAATGCATCTTTTAAAAGAAAAAGAAAGCGAAGAAACTGTTACCGAATATAAAACCTGGTTATTAAACATTGCAGAAAATGTTGCCAATGCAGGAACAGAAGGGGATTTCTTAGGATTTGGAGGTGTACAATTTAGCGATAAAGAAAAAGCTGTATTTAATACACTTAAAGAAACTTTAGGTTAATTTCTTTAGACTTTTATAAAAAGTAAAAGCGGATTAAAATTCAATTTTAATCCGCTTTTTTATGTGTAATTTTATAAGTTTAGTTAGAAGGTAAACGCGTAATTTTTGCACCTATAGCGCGTAATCTTTCGTCTATGTTTTCGTAACCACGATCTATTTGTTCTATATTATGTATGGTAGACGTACCTTTTGCAGATAAGGCTGCAATTAATAACGAAACACCAGCTCTAATATCTGGCGAAGTCATGGTTGTAGCTTTTAAGCTCGATTTAAAATCGTGACCAATAACTGTTGCACGATGCGGATCGCAAAGAATAATTTTTGCACCCATATCGATTAATTTATCGACGAAGAATAAACGGCTTTCAAACATTTTCTGATGTATAAGTACACTTCCTCGTGCTTGTGTTGCCACAACTAAAACGATACTTAATAAATCTGGAGTAAATCCAGGCCATGGCGCATCTGAAATAGTTAAAATAGAACCATCAATAAAACTCTGAATTTCGTAACCATCTGTATGTGCTGGAATATGAATATTGTCACCTTGTTGCTCAACAGTAATTCCTAATTTTCTAAATACATTTGGTATTTGACCTAAGTCGTTCCAACTCACATTTTTTATGGTTAGTTCACTTTTTGTCATAGCGGCTAAACCAATCCAACTTCCTATTTCAATCATATCAGGAAGCATACGGTGTTCTGTTCCGCCTAATTCATCTACACCATCTATAATTAACATGTTAGAACCTACGCCGCTAATTTTAGCGCCCATACGGTTTAACATCTTACAAAGTTGTTGTAAATAAGGTTCGCAAGCTGCATTATATATAGTAGTTCGTCCTTCAGCTAAAACGGCTGCCATTACAATATTTGCTGTTCCAGTTACCGAAGCTTCATCAAGAAGCATATAAGTACCTTTTAATTTTTTTGCTTCAACCCCGTAAAAGTGATCTTCTTTATTGTATCTAAAGTCGGCTCCTAAATTAATAAAGCCTTCAAAATGCGTATCTAATCTACGACGACCAATTTTATCGCCTCCAGGTTTAGGAATATATCCTTTTCCAAAACGAGCCAAAAGTGGACCTACAATCATGATAGAGCCACGCAAACCTTTTCCGTCTTCTTTAAAAGCTTCAGATTCTAAGTATTTTAAATTTACGTCGTCTGCTTTAAACGTATACGAGCCTTTACTTATTTTGTTCACTTTTACGCCTAGGTTGCGTAAAAGGTCTATCAGTTTATTAACATCAACAATATCTGGAATATTATTAATGGTAATTTCTTCTGCAGTTAAAAGCACTGCGCATAAAATTTGTAATGCTTCGTTTTTTGCGCCTTGTGGTTGGATACTGCCTTTTAATTGGTGTTGTCCTTCTATACTAAATGTTGCCATAGCTATTAGTAGCGTTTTCTATTATTACGGTTAGAATTTGTGTTTGTATTCTTTTTGTAAGTCTTTTTTGTATTCGAAGACGTGCTATATTTCTTTTTATTTCGCAATAAACTTGTTGCGTCAGAAAGGTCTTCGTCTGTATTTTTTAAATTGATTTTACCATCAGACAATTCATATAAATGATTAAAAATCACGTTATCGTCTACAGTATCTTTATTCCAATTTAAAAAACATTTTTTCATGTGGTTTGCAATGGTGTAAATCAAGGCCTCTTTAAGTTCGCCTTCTTCCCAGGTATTTGCAACATCTATCATGGTTTTTATATTGTTTCCGTAAAAACGATATTTAGGAAAATTTTGAGGATAAGCTAAAGAATCAGGTTTGCGTTCTAATATTTCCTTATCTGGATTTCCGTAAGGAGAATCTACATCTAATTCAAAATTAGCAATTATAAAAAGTTGATCCCAAAGTTTATGCTGAAAATCAGGGACGTCTCTAAGATGCGGTTGTAAATTACCCATAACGGCAATAATAGCATTCGCTTCTTTATTTCTGTCGTCTCTGTTTTCTATAGTTTTGGCATGATTTACCATTTTTTGAAGATGTCTTCCATATTCAGGAATAATCAAATGTTCACGCTCGGTGTTGTATTCTATGTTATCTATCAAAATGTAAGTGTAGTATTAAAATGTGCACGAAGTAATTTATGCCTTCGCAAAATACAAAAAATAATTAAAGACTGATAACACCTTCTACATTTTCTGTAACTTCTTTATATTTTTCGATAACAGTTTCAGGATCCTTCAATTTAACGCTAATAGATATACTTGTGTATTTACCATTTTTAGAAGGTTGTGTTTTAATTACAGCCCCAAGATTATTAAATATCCCTTCAATTTCTGCTATTTTCTTAGGGTCAGATTTTACTATAAATTTGTATAAATATTCAGCAGGCCATACTGTAGTATCGTATAATTGCGTTTTTAATTTATCGTAAAATTCGTTTGGATTTTGTGTTTCGCTCATATTTATTTTTTAAGTTGCTAAGATAGTATTTCGCTAGCATTTTTTATTTCTGATTAAAATCACGAATTTTACAACCAAAACCTTGCCAAATTGAAGACGAAGAAAATTGTAATAACAGGAGGTCCCGGAACAGGAAAGTCATCTATTATTAATGAATTACAGAAAAAAGGGTACTCATGTTTAGAAGAAATATCTAGGCAAGTCACGCTGCAGGCCAGAGAAGAAGGGATAGAACAGATGTTTTTAACCGAACCCTTATTATTTAGCGAACGCCTTTTAAAAGGAAGAAAAGCTCAGTTTTACGAAGCAAATACTAGCATTCAACCTTGTGTTTTTTTAGATAGAGGCGTACACGACGTTTTGGCATACATGGATTTTATTGGTGATAAATATCCCGAAACGTTTAAAAACGTATGCGATTCTTTAGCATACGACCATATTTTTATTTTAAAACCGTGGAAAGAAATTTATAAAAGTGATGCTGTGCGTTACGAAAATTTTGAACAAGCGTTACAAATTCATGAATGTCTAGTAAATACTTACGAAGGGTTTAATTATACTTTAATTGATGTACCTTTTGATACCGTTGAAAATAGAGCCGATTATATTTTAAATGAAATAAAAACGCTGTAAATGCAGCATCCTGTAAAGATATTAGAGCAGTATTGGAATTTTACAGAATTTCGACCGTTTCAAGAAGATGCTATTCAAGCAGCTCTTGATGGGGAAGATGTTTTTGTTTTAATGCCTACTGGAGGCGGAAAATCGATGTGTTTTCAAATTCCAGCATTAGCTAAAGAGGGGATTTGTATTGTAATATCTCCGCTTGTTGCACTTATGAAAAATCAAGTGCAAGTATTACAGGATAAAGGCATCAAGGCAATGGCATTAACTAGCGGGCTTTCATACAGTCAGCTAGACACTATGCTAGATAATTGCATTTACGGGAAGTATAAATTCTTGTACATTTCTCCAGAACGTTTACAACAGGAATTGGTACAAGAACGCATTAGGCAAATGAATGTAAATTTAATTGCTATAGACGAAGCGCATTGTATTTCGCAATGGGGAAATGATTTTAGACCGGCTTATAAAAATATTACCATTTTACGCGAATTGCACCCTATGGTAAATTGTATGGCATTAACAGCATCGGCAACACCTTTGGTGGTCGAAGATATTGTTACAGAACTCGATTTTCTTAAGCCTAAAATTTTTAAACAATCTTTTTTTAGACCAAATTTAGCCTATATGGTATTTCATGAAGATGATAAATATTATCGGATTGAAACCATTTTAAGAAAGTATTCCAATTCGTCTATTATATATGTAAGAAGCCGAAAACTAACCTTAGAGATTGCTAATTTTTTAGAAAAAAAAGGTATAAAAGCATCATCTTTTCATGGCGGATTAAGTAATGCTGAAAAAGATGAACGTTTAAACGATTGGCTAGCTAATAAAATGCAAGTTATGGTGGCTACCAACGCGTTTGGAATGGGTATTGACAAGCCTGATGTTAAAACGGTAATTCATCTTAACTTACCAGAAAGTTTAGAAAGTTATTTTCAAGAAGCAGGTCGTGCTGGCCGAAATGGGGAAAAAGCATTTGCTGTAATATTGAAAAATAAAAGCGATGACGAACTCGTTAAAAATCAGTTTTTAGATGTTTTACCGAGTATAGATTTTATTAAGCAAGTTTATAGGAAACTTTCAAATTTTTGTCAGATTTCTTACGGAGAAGGTGCATTAACAACTCACGATTTTAATTTTAATCAGTTTTGTAAAGCTTATAAATTTAATGGCGTTTTGGCATATAATGCACTTCAAATTTTAGACCGAACAAGTATAATTACTTTAACAAAACAATTTCAGAATAAGACATTGGTGCAATTTGTTATTTCTAACGCAGCGTTGTTTCATTATTTAGATACGCACACCGAGTTGCAACTTATTGTAAAGTCGTTATTAAGGACTTATGGAGGAATTTTTGAACATGCAACCAAAATAAATACAACCTTAGTTTCAGAAAAAGCATCCATTCAAGAACAGGTATTAATGCGAGCGTTAAATACTTTAGAGAAAGATGAAATTATTGTCTTACAACAAACAAAAACCGATGCGCAAGTAACGTTTATAGAGCCAAGAGAAGACGATAAAACAATAAATAGAATTGCAAATGTTATTGAACAGCAAAATAGTTTAAAACGCAAACAAGTACAAAGTGTCTTAGATTATGTAGATAATGATAGCGTTTGTAAAACAATTCAATTATTAAATTATTTTGGAGAGAAAGATGTAAAACCTTGTGGTGTATGTTCGGTTTGTATTGGAGCAGTAAAGACTTTAAAAAAGCCGAACCCCATAGATTTTACAGTTTTAAGAAAACAAATTATTATGCACTTAGAACACGGTGATTTAACATCGAGAGCATTAGCTTCTGCTGTAAATTGTACAGAAGCCGATGTATTAAGTGTGTTAAAATTATTATTAGAGCATCAAATTATTTCCATCACCAAAACAAATACGTATAAATTATATCATACTTAAACATAGTTTTAAGACGATGTCATTTCAAAATATATAAAAAATGAAACCATTAAATATTGTATTCATGGGAACGCCAGATTTTGCGGTTTCCACTTTAAAAATATTAGTAGAAAATAACTGTAATATAGTAGGAGTAATTACAGCTCCAGATAAACCAGCAGGTCGCGGACGAAAATTAAACGAAAGTGCTGTAAAACAATATGCCGTATCTCAAGATTTAAAGATATTACAGCCAACAAATTTAAAAGATGAAGCTTTTTTAGATGAGTTAAAAGCACTAAACGCGAATTTAAATGTTGTTGTTGCGTTTAGAATGTTACCGAAAGTGGTTTGGGATATGCCAGAATTAGGTACTTTTAATTTACATGCGTCACTACTTCCAAACTATAGAGGTGCCGCGCCAATTAATTGGGCGATTATTAATGGTGAAACAAAAACTGGAGTGTCTACATTCTTTATCGATGAAGAAATTGACACTGGTGAAATGATTCAGCAAGAAGAAATAGAAATTGGAGCAAACGAAAATGCAGGACAATTACATGATAAATTAATGCATTTAGGAAGCGAGTTAGTTTTAAAGACCGTAAAAGAGTTAGAAAAAGGTCCCGTTAAAACGACGCCGCAAATAGAAAATTCAAATTTAAAAACTGCATATAAACTTAACAGAGACAATTGCAAAATAGATTGGTCGGCTTCAATTACAGATATTCATAATAAAATTCGAGGCTTGAGTCCGTATCCAGCGGCGTGGTGTGTATTAGAAAATGGAGAAGAAGCTTTAGATGTTAAAATTTATGAAGCGACTATGGAAGATGAAGCACATGATTTTGAAATTGGTTCTATTCAGAATACTAAAAAAGAGATTAAGGTTGCTGTAGAAAACGGATTTATAAATATTGGTTTTATGAAACTTCCTGGAAAACGAAACATGGCAGCAAAAGACCTCTTAAATGGGTATGAATTTAAAACAGGGGCAAAAATGCTGTAAACCCTTATTATAGCTCGTTTTAGCAAAAAAACGATGAAATGCATATGCGTTATCAACAAATGGACGAAGTTATTAACAAATAGGCGTGTTTCCCTTGCTATAACTTGCGTAGTTGACTAATCCGTATAAATTTGTAATAGGATTTAAAAGTTTAACCAACGATTTATTAATAATTAAAATTAAAATTATGAACAAAACAGATTTAATCGATGCAATGGCAGAACAAGCTGGCATTTCAAAAGCAGCAGCTAAAAAAGCATTAGAAGGAGCACTTACAGAAATAGGAAGCGCTTTAAAAGACGGTAAAAGAGTTTCTTTAGTAGGATTTGGTTCTTTTTCAGTTTCTGAAAGAGCAGCAAGAGAAGGAAGAAACCCACAAACAGGAAAAACAATTCAAATTGCAGCAAAAAATGTTGTAAAGTTTAAAGCAGGTTCTGAATTATCAGGTGCTGTAAACTAATTAGTTACTCCATACATCATATCTAAAGCCTTCTATTTATAGAAGGCTTTTTTATTATATTTTAATCAAATATTGGATTTTAACAAAAATAATATTAGATTTAGTTATAAATTCCTATGAAATATGATTACAATTAAACCAAAAAAGGGTAATTTGTTAATCGCAGAACCATCTATTATAGGAGATGTGTCCTTTAATCGATCAATAGTTTTGTTGGCAGATTATACAACAGATGGCTCTATAGGTTTTATTTTAAATAAGCCTTTAGATTACACAATTAAAGACCTAATTCCAGAACTAGACGCCCATTTTAAAGTGTATAATGGCGGACCAGTAGAGCATGATAATCTGTATTTTATTCATAAAGTACCAGAATTAATTCCAGACAGCATTGAGATTTCCTTAGGTATTTACTGGGGTGGCGATTTTAATGTGGTTGCAGATCTTATTGCAAATAAAGAAATAGAAGAAAAAGATATTAGATTCTTTTTAGGCTATTCTGGATGGGATAGTAACCAATTAGACGAAGAATTAAATGTTAATTCTTGGGTCGTTACAGAAAATGTATACCAAAAAGATATAATCGAAAAGGATTATGAATCGTTTTGGAAAGAAAAAATGCTAGAATTTGGTGGCGAATATAGTATTTGGTCTAATGCACCCGAAAATCCGAGTTATAATTAACTCAATCTTATTTTTACATTTAATTTCTGTATAAGTAGTTTTGAAACCGTACTTGTAAATGTCTTCTTGCGGTATTTCGAAACGGGTTGAATTCCCACAATTGCGTTACTAATAAAGATTTCATCAGCCTTTTGAAGCTCAAATGCAGAAATCGATTCTTCAATCAATTCGTATTCTGGAATCTCAGTAATGATTTCAATAAGTTGCTTGCGCATAATTCCTTTTAAGCATCCATCGCTTAGTGGGGCAGTTTTAATAACATTGCCTTTAACCACAAATACATTTCCATTTAAAGCCTCTACAACGTTTTTATTTGTATTAAGAGTTAAACAGTTGTGTAAATTATTTTCTTTAGCATAGATGCTTCCAACAACGTTTAATACTTTATTATTGGTCTTTAATGTAGATAGTAGGCTAGGAGAGATGTAATAATCTTTAAATAAATCTACTTCATAATGATCTTCAGAAACTAAATAAAAATCGCTATTTAAAGGTTTTACATCAATTATAAAACTATTGTCATTTGTGTCAGGTAAATATAATCCACCTTCATTTCTAAATACAGTAAGTTTAACGCGAGCAGAAGCATCGGTTAACCCATTTGCTGCTAGTGTGTTTTTAATTTCGCTTTCAAGAAATTCCATATTAAAATGCATTGGAATTTCCATACGTAAAATACGCATAGAAGCCATTAGTCTAAAGTAATGGTCTTCCCAAAACAAGATTTTTCCATAAGAAGTTTTTATGGTTTCAAAAAGCGCATCACCGTAGGCGAACCCTCTATTGTTTGAACTTAATATTGATTTACTATCTTGAATTGTACCGTTAAAATTAATCATAAAAAATGCCCGAAATAGATTTCGGGCAAATATACTTTAAAATATGTAAAAATCGATTATGCTGAGCCTAAGACCTGTTTTAAATCTGAAATTTGGTTTTCCCAAAGCATTTTGGTTTCATCTATTTCATCTTCTTCAGAAAAATCGACAACGATTAGAGAAACATCTTTAGTAATTTCATCGACTTGAATACGAAGTTCGAAGAAATAAGGATCGTCTTCGTCGTGTAACCATCTGAATTTTATGCGTTCACCACTTTTTTTACTTAATACTTTAGCTTGCTCTTCTGCGCCATCCCAAATAAATTTGAAAAGCTCACCTCTAGAGTTTACGTTATCGGCAAACCATTCAGATAATCCTGAAGGGGTAGAAATATAAGTGTATAATAGGGCTGGTGATGCTTTTATCGGAAATT contains:
- a CDS encoding YceI family protein, with product MKTENHPLKISQSLIILVTFLGSLTAFAQTYSLNNDSSKLSVLGTSSIHDWEVTAEQQSGSIVLENANETLSISALDIKVIAESLKSGKSGMDKNTYKALNTKKFNSIDFKLTKVNSITPNGSGVYKVKSTGDLSIAGTTNPIQLDFTLTLTDNSAKLTGSYTFKMTQFKIDPPTAMFGTITTGDELKIEFNTVLQ
- the murA gene encoding UDP-N-acetylglucosamine 1-carboxyvinyltransferase — protein: MATFSIEGQHQLKGSIQPQGAKNEALQILCAVLLTAEEITINNIPDIVDVNKLIDLLRNLGVKVNKISKGSYTFKADDVNLKYLESEAFKEDGKGLRGSIMIVGPLLARFGKGYIPKPGGDKIGRRRLDTHFEGFINLGADFRYNKEDHFYGVEAKKLKGTYMLLDEASVTGTANIVMAAVLAEGRTTIYNAACEPYLQQLCKMLNRMGAKISGVGSNMLIIDGVDELGGTEHRMLPDMIEIGSWIGLAAMTKSELTIKNVSWNDLGQIPNVFRKLGITVEQQGDNIHIPAHTDGYEIQSFIDGSILTISDAPWPGFTPDLLSIVLVVATQARGSVLIHQKMFESRLFFVDKLIDMGAKIILCDPHRATVIGHDFKSSLKATTMTSPDIRAGVSLLIAALSAKGTSTIHNIEQIDRGYENIDERLRAIGAKITRLPSN
- a CDS encoding DUF4290 domain-containing protein → MIDNIEYNTEREHLIIPEYGRHLQKMVNHAKTIENRDDRNKEANAIIAVMGNLQPHLRDVPDFQHKLWDQLFIIANFELDVDSPYGNPDKEILERKPDSLAYPQNFPKYRFYGNNIKTMIDVANTWEEGELKEALIYTIANHMKKCFLNWNKDTVDDNVIFNHLYELSDGKINLKNTDEDLSDATSLLRNKKKYSTSSNTKKTYKKNTNTNSNRNNRKRY
- a CDS encoding DUF493 family protein; this translates as MSETQNPNEFYDKLKTQLYDTTVWPAEYLYKFIVKSDPKKIAEIEGIFNNLGAVIKTQPSKNGKYTSISISVKLKDPETVIEKYKEVTENVEGVISL
- a CDS encoding AAA family ATPase, whose protein sequence is MKTKKIVITGGPGTGKSSIINELQKKGYSCLEEISRQVTLQAREEGIEQMFLTEPLLFSERLLKGRKAQFYEANTSIQPCVFLDRGVHDVLAYMDFIGDKYPETFKNVCDSLAYDHIFILKPWKEIYKSDAVRYENFEQALQIHECLVNTYEGFNYTLIDVPFDTVENRADYILNEIKTL
- a CDS encoding RecQ family ATP-dependent DNA helicase, encoding MQHPVKILEQYWNFTEFRPFQEDAIQAALDGEDVFVLMPTGGGKSMCFQIPALAKEGICIVISPLVALMKNQVQVLQDKGIKAMALTSGLSYSQLDTMLDNCIYGKYKFLYISPERLQQELVQERIRQMNVNLIAIDEAHCISQWGNDFRPAYKNITILRELHPMVNCMALTASATPLVVEDIVTELDFLKPKIFKQSFFRPNLAYMVFHEDDKYYRIETILRKYSNSSIIYVRSRKLTLEIANFLEKKGIKASSFHGGLSNAEKDERLNDWLANKMQVMVATNAFGMGIDKPDVKTVIHLNLPESLESYFQEAGRAGRNGEKAFAVILKNKSDDELVKNQFLDVLPSIDFIKQVYRKLSNFCQISYGEGALTTHDFNFNQFCKAYKFNGVLAYNALQILDRTSIITLTKQFQNKTLVQFVISNAALFHYLDTHTELQLIVKSLLRTYGGIFEHATKINTTLVSEKASIQEQVLMRALNTLEKDEIIVLQQTKTDAQVTFIEPREDDKTINRIANVIEQQNSLKRKQVQSVLDYVDNDSVCKTIQLLNYFGEKDVKPCGVCSVCIGAVKTLKKPNPIDFTVLRKQIIMHLEHGDLTSRALASAVNCTEADVLSVLKLLLEHQIISITKTNTYKLYHT
- the fmt gene encoding methionyl-tRNA formyltransferase; translated protein: MKPLNIVFMGTPDFAVSTLKILVENNCNIVGVITAPDKPAGRGRKLNESAVKQYAVSQDLKILQPTNLKDEAFLDELKALNANLNVVVAFRMLPKVVWDMPELGTFNLHASLLPNYRGAAPINWAIINGETKTGVSTFFIDEEIDTGEMIQQEEIEIGANENAGQLHDKLMHLGSELVLKTVKELEKGPVKTTPQIENSNLKTAYKLNRDNCKIDWSASITDIHNKIRGLSPYPAAWCVLENGEEALDVKIYEATMEDEAHDFEIGSIQNTKKEIKVAVENGFINIGFMKLPGKRNMAAKDLLNGYEFKTGAKML
- a CDS encoding HU family DNA-binding protein, with the protein product MNKTDLIDAMAEQAGISKAAAKKALEGALTEIGSALKDGKRVSLVGFGSFSVSERAAREGRNPQTGKTIQIAAKNVVKFKAGSELSGAVN
- a CDS encoding YqgE/AlgH family protein translates to MITIKPKKGNLLIAEPSIIGDVSFNRSIVLLADYTTDGSIGFILNKPLDYTIKDLIPELDAHFKVYNGGPVEHDNLYFIHKVPELIPDSIEISLGIYWGGDFNVVADLIANKEIEEKDIRFFLGYSGWDSNQLDEELNVNSWVVTENVYQKDIIEKDYESFWKEKMLEFGGEYSIWSNAPENPSYN
- a CDS encoding aminotransferase class IV; this encodes MINFNGTIQDSKSILSSNNRGFAYGDALFETIKTSYGKILFWEDHYFRLMASMRILRMEIPMHFNMEFLESEIKNTLAANGLTDASARVKLTVFRNEGGLYLPDTNDNSFIIDVKPLNSDFYLVSEDHYEVDLFKDYYISPSLLSTLKTNNKVLNVVGSIYAKENNLHNCLTLNTNKNVVEALNGNVFVVKGNVIKTAPLSDGCLKGIMRKQLIEIITEIPEYELIEESISAFELQKADEIFISNAIVGIQPVSKYRKKTFTSTVSKLLIQKLNVKIRLS
- a CDS encoding START-like domain-containing protein; protein product: MEDKIKFELEFPIKASPALLYTYISTPSGLSEWFADNVNSRGELFKFIWDGAEEQAKVLSKKSGERIKFRWLHDEDDPYFFELRIQVDEITKDVSLIVVDFSEEDEIDETKMLWENQISDLKQVLGSA